The following are encoded together in the Dyella terrae genome:
- a CDS encoding M61 family metallopeptidase yields the protein MKVSRLASAMLATALGLSSFAALADVPAPQDIPFHGTLKINVDATDIAHRVFRVHETVPAQAGPLTLLYPQWLPGNHSPTGPIDKLAGLVVKANGKVIPWKRDPLNVYAFHVDVPQGASEVEVEFQFLSAQDIRQGRVVMTPEMLNLQWNSVSVYPAGYFARQVKAETSVTFPAGWQYGSALEMASRNGDTVTFKPIDYENLVDSPIYAGKYFKRVDLDPGAKTPVFLNVVADDPKYLEIKPEQLKVHQNLVQQMYKLYGAHHYDHYDFLFSLSDKMSGNGLEHHRSSENGVSPGYFTEWDKSMVMRDLLPHEFNHSWDGKYRRGADLSTPNFNVPMQDSLLWVYEGQTQFWGYVMAARSGLWKQDQALDMLANVAATYDRGRPGLQQWRNIQDTTNDPIIAMRRPLPYRNFQMSEDYYSGGQMIWLDVDGKLRDLTSDKRSIDDFAKAFFGVKNGEWDVNTYTFDDVVKTLNDITPYDWATYLRERLDGHGPLIGGFEANGWKLVYDDKASEVAKAVETRYGGPNLTYSLGVSMGKGGDIVDVLWDGPAFKAGLSPGMKVIAVNGKEYSSDAIKDAVTAAAKDKNQPVELLVKNFDEYKTLRIDYHDGLKYPHLERIAGKPDRLSELLKAR from the coding sequence TTGAAAGTTTCGCGCCTCGCTTCCGCCATGCTCGCTACAGCCCTTGGCTTGAGCAGCTTTGCGGCCCTCGCCGACGTTCCTGCACCGCAGGACATTCCGTTCCATGGCACGCTGAAGATCAACGTCGATGCGACCGATATCGCGCATCGCGTGTTCCGCGTGCACGAAACGGTGCCGGCGCAAGCGGGTCCGCTGACCTTGCTGTATCCGCAGTGGTTGCCGGGCAACCATTCGCCGACGGGTCCGATCGACAAGCTCGCTGGCTTGGTGGTGAAGGCGAATGGCAAGGTCATTCCGTGGAAGCGCGATCCGCTCAACGTGTATGCCTTCCATGTGGACGTGCCGCAGGGCGCGAGCGAAGTGGAGGTGGAGTTCCAATTCCTTTCCGCGCAGGACATCCGCCAAGGCCGCGTGGTGATGACGCCGGAGATGCTCAACCTGCAGTGGAATTCCGTATCGGTGTACCCGGCGGGTTATTTCGCGCGACAGGTCAAGGCCGAAACCAGCGTGACTTTCCCGGCCGGCTGGCAGTACGGCAGCGCGCTGGAGATGGCCTCGCGCAATGGCGACACGGTTACGTTCAAGCCGATCGACTATGAAAACCTGGTCGACTCGCCGATTTACGCGGGCAAGTACTTCAAGCGCGTGGATCTTGACCCGGGCGCGAAGACGCCGGTGTTCCTCAATGTCGTGGCGGATGATCCGAAGTACCTGGAGATCAAGCCCGAGCAGCTGAAGGTGCATCAGAACCTAGTGCAGCAGATGTACAAGCTGTACGGCGCACACCACTACGACCACTACGACTTCCTGTTCTCGCTCAGCGACAAGATGTCGGGCAATGGCCTTGAGCACCACCGTTCCAGCGAGAACGGCGTGAGCCCGGGCTACTTCACCGAGTGGGACAAGAGCATGGTCATGCGCGACCTGCTCCCGCATGAGTTCAACCACTCCTGGGACGGCAAGTACCGTCGCGGTGCGGATCTCTCCACGCCGAACTTCAACGTGCCCATGCAGGACAGCCTGCTGTGGGTGTACGAAGGCCAGACGCAGTTCTGGGGCTACGTGATGGCCGCGCGCTCGGGCCTGTGGAAGCAGGATCAGGCGCTGGACATGCTCGCCAACGTGGCAGCGACCTATGATCGCGGCCGTCCGGGCCTGCAGCAGTGGCGCAACATCCAGGACACCACCAACGACCCGATCATCGCGATGCGCCGCCCGCTGCCGTATCGCAACTTCCAGATGAGCGAGGACTACTACTCCGGCGGTCAGATGATCTGGCTCGACGTGGACGGCAAGCTGCGTGATCTCACGAGCGACAAGCGTTCCATCGACGATTTCGCCAAGGCCTTCTTCGGCGTGAAGAACGGCGAGTGGGACGTCAACACCTACACCTTCGACGATGTGGTGAAGACGCTCAACGACATCACGCCGTACGACTGGGCGACCTACCTGCGCGAGCGCCTGGATGGCCACGGCCCGCTGATCGGCGGCTTCGAGGCGAACGGCTGGAAGCTGGTCTACGACGACAAGGCATCGGAAGTGGCCAAGGCCGTGGAGACGCGCTACGGCGGCCCCAACCTCACCTATTCGCTGGGTGTCTCGATGGGCAAGGGCGGCGATATCGTCGACGTGCTGTGGGATGGCCCAGCTTTCAAGGCCGGCCTGTCGCCGGGCATGAAGGTGATTGCCGTCAACGGCAAGGAGTACTCCAGCGACGCTATCAAGGACGCAGTGACCGCCGCGGCGAAGGACAAGAATCAGCCGGTCGAGCTGCTGGTGAAGAACTTCGATGAGTACAAGACGCTGCGCATCGACTATCACGACGGCCTGAAGTATCCGCACCTGGAGCGGATCGCGGGCAAGCCCGATCGCCTGTCCGAGCTGCTCAAGGCGCGCTGA
- a CDS encoding amino acid permease produces MGFLSKLVRHKPVELLQAEAGKRGDFRRVLGLWQLTAIGIGGIIGVGVFVLAGKQAAINAGPAVAISFLIAGIASAAAALCYAEFAGMIPVTGSAYTYGYAVLGELAAWLIGWDLLLEYALIVAVVAIGWSGYVQSALTSLGIHIPVWAQGAIGTGEGHVFNVVAALVTLGVSALLIFRTEWGARFNTVVVAIKVAAVALVIGVGAFYVKPSNWVPFIPAHVIGPDGVGHYGFQGVASAAAVVFFAVFGYDTLTTAAEESKNPQRDLPRAVLLSLGISMVMYLAVSMVLTGIAHYSTLNTDAPVSDAFKGLGLHWVALTVSVSAVFGLLSVLFAFMLGATRIWYALSRDGLLPGWFAHVHPRYGTPHRPTVVLGVFTALVAGLLPIEEVAKLVNIGVLSAFIVICMSVMILRKRKPDLHRSFRTPWVPLVPLVGIAFSIWLLAELPLITWKVFLIWVSIGMVIYLTYGMHNSKLEKQG; encoded by the coding sequence ATGGGTTTCCTTAGTAAGTTGGTGCGCCACAAGCCTGTGGAGCTGTTGCAGGCGGAGGCCGGCAAGCGCGGCGATTTCCGTCGCGTTCTGGGTCTGTGGCAGCTCACCGCCATTGGCATCGGCGGCATTATCGGCGTCGGCGTGTTCGTGCTGGCAGGCAAGCAGGCGGCGATCAACGCTGGCCCCGCAGTCGCCATCTCGTTCCTGATCGCGGGCATCGCCAGCGCCGCGGCGGCGCTGTGTTACGCCGAGTTCGCCGGCATGATTCCTGTCACCGGCAGCGCCTACACCTACGGTTACGCTGTGCTCGGCGAACTGGCCGCGTGGCTGATCGGTTGGGATCTGCTGCTGGAGTACGCGCTGATCGTCGCCGTTGTAGCCATCGGCTGGTCCGGCTATGTGCAGTCGGCGCTGACCAGTTTGGGGATACACATTCCTGTTTGGGCGCAAGGTGCCATCGGCACCGGTGAGGGACACGTATTCAACGTGGTCGCCGCGCTGGTGACGCTCGGCGTGTCTGCGCTGCTGATCTTCCGCACCGAATGGGGCGCGCGCTTCAACACGGTGGTGGTGGCGATCAAGGTGGCGGCCGTCGCACTGGTGATCGGTGTCGGCGCGTTCTACGTCAAGCCCTCGAACTGGGTGCCTTTCATTCCCGCGCACGTGATCGGCCCGGATGGCGTCGGCCATTATGGTTTCCAGGGTGTCGCCTCGGCCGCTGCGGTCGTGTTCTTTGCGGTGTTCGGCTACGACACGCTGACCACGGCGGCGGAAGAATCGAAGAATCCGCAGCGTGATCTGCCGCGCGCGGTGCTGTTGTCGCTGGGCATTTCCATGGTGATGTATCTCGCCGTGTCGATGGTGCTTACGGGCATCGCGCACTACAGCACGCTCAATACCGACGCGCCGGTGTCCGATGCCTTCAAGGGCCTGGGCCTGCATTGGGTGGCGCTCACCGTGTCGGTGTCGGCGGTGTTCGGCCTGCTCAGCGTGCTGTTTGCCTTTATGTTGGGCGCGACGCGCATCTGGTACGCGTTGTCGCGCGATGGCCTGCTGCCGGGCTGGTTCGCCCATGTGCATCCGCGTTATGGCACGCCGCATCGCCCCACAGTGGTGCTTGGTGTGTTCACCGCACTGGTCGCGGGTCTGTTGCCGATCGAGGAAGTGGCGAAGCTGGTGAACATCGGCGTGCTCTCGGCCTTCATCGTGATCTGTATGTCGGTGATGATCCTGCGCAAGCGCAAGCCGGACCTGCATCGCTCCTTCCGCACGCCATGGGTGCCGCTGGTGCCGCTCGTCGGCATCGCGTTCTCCATCTGGCTGCTGGCGGAGCTGCCGCTGATCACGTGGAAGGTGTTCCTGATCTGGGTGAGCATCGGCATGGTGATCTATCTCACCTACGGCATGCATAACAGCAAGCTGGAGAAGCAGGGCTAA
- a CDS encoding outer membrane protein, with the protein MHKTLLAAALAVVAIAPFAAKADENTNQLDNFFVAGNLGQSNYRIGGVSDKSDVFQNVRFGWRWNNIVGAEVGYAYLGKVKNDYTFGDTWAKPRVAQIGVNAKYNFYNNWYVTGHGGYLRSRTTSGSTVGDYTVSQRSWNNGWYAGAGVGYDITKNVALGLNYDNYHIKNGRGGSDESQINMNVATYSASVEVRF; encoded by the coding sequence ATGCACAAGACTCTTCTTGCGGCCGCTTTGGCCGTCGTCGCTATCGCGCCTTTCGCTGCCAAGGCCGACGAAAACACCAACCAGCTCGACAACTTCTTCGTGGCCGGCAACCTGGGCCAGAGCAACTACCGCATCGGCGGCGTCTCTGACAAGTCCGACGTGTTCCAGAACGTGCGCTTCGGCTGGCGCTGGAACAACATCGTGGGCGCCGAAGTTGGCTACGCCTACCTTGGCAAGGTCAAGAACGACTACACATTCGGTGACACCTGGGCCAAGCCTCGCGTGGCACAGATCGGCGTGAACGCCAAGTACAACTTCTACAACAACTGGTACGTCACCGGCCACGGCGGCTACCTGCGCTCGCGCACCACCAGCGGCTCCACGGTGGGCGACTACACCGTTTCTCAGCGCAGCTGGAACAACGGCTGGTACGCCGGTGCCGGCGTGGGTTACGACATCACCAAGAACGTCGCCCTGGGTCTGAACTACGACAACTACCACATCAAGAACGGCCGCGGCGGTTCCGATGAGTCGCAGATCAACATGAATGTGGCGACCTACTCCGCTTCGGTGGAAGTGCGCTTCTAA